One Drosophila virilis strain 15010-1051.87 chromosome 5, Dvir_AGI_RSII-ME, whole genome shotgun sequence DNA window includes the following coding sequences:
- the Lhr gene encoding uncharacterized protein Lhr: protein MDGLEDASQMEINLSNTNANSQIVLNDLRLLELIYMYPFLFSKAVRPQNDKDYEEWGWGEIVKAFNLSYEGLELSAPFSVEELQWRWYNLRPICPTLGKACGQIPSALRDIVSKINQMMNVKPPANIKGLTSTQQFLLDQLPFIEQLSTAHQRQLEVEVLDAIFKEERKVRLVCKDLGKKELAIVLNEYDAFLKAIRVKELPVQVSSRRSSASSNGSSKPDSSAAARSSNLVISDVRGHSEPQPEPANPPTSPLVIKNEPPDQLEIELQPLSKQSPDKEADPRLRYVPLKSAKYYVKKVQVRLKRLDLADYMPLSYVRKTRNRSS, encoded by the coding sequence atggATGGCTTGGAGGATGCATCCCAAATGGAAATCAATCTCTCCAATACAAACGCGAACTCCCAAATAGTGTTAAACGATCTTCGACTTCTCGAGCTAATCTATATGTATCCGTTTCTATTCAGCAAAGCGGTACGTCCCCAAAATGACAAAGACTATGAGGAATGGGGCTGGGGGGAAATAGTGAAGGCATTCAATTTAAGTTACGAGGGCTTAGAGCTCTCCGCGCCCTTCTCCGTCGAGGAGCTCCAGTGGCGCTGGTACAACCTGCGGCCCATATGCCCGACGCTCGGTAAAGCGTGCGGCCAAATACCGAGCGCACTTCGGGATATAGTTagcaaaataaaccaaatgaTGAATGTGAAACCGCCGGCAAACATCAAGGGTTTGACTTCGACGCAACAGTTTTTACTCGATCAACTGCCGTTTATCGAGCAGCTGTCGACGGCGCACCAGCGGCAGTTGGAGGTCGAGGTACTGGACGCCATATTCAAGGAAGAGCGCAAGGTGCGTTTAGTTTGCAAGGACCTCGGTAAAAAGGAGCTGGCAATTGTGCTAAACGAGTACGATGCCTTCCTAAAGGCGATACGCGTCAAAGAGCTGCCCGTACAGGTCAGCTCTCGCAGAAGCTCCGctagcagcaacggcagcagcaaaccGGACAGTTCTGCAGCTGCTCGTTCCAGCAATCTGGTCATCAGCGATGTACGCGGCCACAGCGAACCGCAGCCGGAGCCAGCAAACCCGCCCACATCACCGCTGGTCATAAAGAATGAGCCACCGGATCAGCTTGAAATAGAGCTGCAGCCGCTGTCAAAACAGTCGCCCGATAAAGAAGCTGATCCAAGGCTGCGATATGTGCCGCTCAAGAGCGCCAAGTACTATGTGAAAAAGGTGCAAGTGAGACTGAAGCGCCTGGATCTCGCCGACTATATGCCGCTGTCGTATGTGAGGAAGACCCGCAACAGAAGCTCCTGA
- the LOC6625895 gene encoding threonylcarbamoyladenosine tRNA methylthiotransferase, whose amino-acid sequence MGLEVDLPGNDIDDIEDLISAEDIKPRERYENKKSVTVRAKKRAQIKPTLGDAGTEAPLQAQKTIYESVVPGTQKVYVKTWGCAHNNSDSEYMAGQLAAYGYNLSGKDEADLWLLNSCTVKNPSEDTFRNEIESGMRNGKHVVVAGCVPQGAPKSDYLRGLSVIGVQQIDRVVEVVEETLKGHSVRLLQNKKVHGRRVAGAALSLPKVRKNPLIEIISINSGCLNQCTYCKTKHARGDLASYPPDEIVERARQSFDEGCCEIWLTSEDTGAYGRDIGSSLPELLWQLVEVIPEHCMLRVGMTNPPYILEHLEEVAKVLQHPRVYAFLHVPVQSGSDSVLGEMKREYCRKDFEHVVDFLRSRVPGLTIATDIICGFPTETEQDFEETMTLCEKYRFPSLFINQFFPRPGTPAAKMERIPANLVKKRTKRLTDLFYSYEPYAGREGQLYTVLVTEISHDKLHYVGHNKSYEQVLLPMRDNLLGTRVRVRITGTSKFSMMAEILDEESDWTRCDYSKQTQPKASTSSSRGQRYVGIALIVGAVAFVLQLLLRFLSQ is encoded by the exons ATGGGACTTGAAGTGGACTTACCGGGTAACGATATAGACGATATCGAAGACCTTATATCGGCCGAAGATATAAAGCCCCGCGAACgttatgaaaacaaaaagagcGTTACAGTGCGGGCCAAGAAACGAGCACAAATCAAACCAACATTAGGCGATGCGGGCACAGAGGCGCCGCTTCAGGCTCAGAAAACCATTTACGAAAGTGTTGTGCCAGGAACACAAAAGGTGTATGTTAAGACATGGGGCTGCGCACACAACAATTCCGACTCGGAGTACATGGCCGGCCAGCTGGCCGCGTATGGTTATAACCTGAGCGGCAAGGATGAGGCTGATTTGTGGCTGCTGAACAGCTGCACCGTAAAGAATCCTTCGGAGGACACGTTTCGCAATGAGATCGAGTCGGGCATGCGCAATGGCAAGCACGTCGTAGTGGCCGGTTGCGTACCTCAAGGCGCACCAAAGTCCGACTATCTGCGTGGCCTTTCGGTAATTGGGGTGCAGCAAATCGATCGGGTCGTGGAGGTAGTCGAGGAGACGCTCAAGGGTCATAGCGTGCGCCTGCTGCAGAACAAGAAGGTGCACGGTCGTCGTGTGGCCGGCGCTGCCTTGTCCCTGCCAAAGGTGCGCAAGAATCCGCTAATTGAGATCATATCCATCAACAGCGGCTGCCTAAATCAATGCACCTACTGCAAGACGAAGCATGCACGCGGCGATTTGGCCAGCTATCCACCCGATGAAATAGTGGAGCGTGCGCGCCAATCCTTCGACGAGGGCTGCTGCGAAATATGGTTGACTTCGGAGGATACTGGCGCCTACGGTCGTGACATTGGCAGTTCTTTGCCAGAGCTGCTCTGGCAGCTTGTCGAGGTCATACCTGAGCATTGTATGTTACGTGTCGGCATGACCAATCCGCCCTACATCCTGGAACACCTCGAGGAGGTGGCCAAGGTGCTTCAGCATCCACGCGTTTACGCCTTTCTCCATGTGCCCGTACAA AGTGGAAGCGACTCGGTGCTCGGCGAAATGAAGCGGGAATATTGTCGTAAGGACTTCGAGCACGTGGTAGATTTCCTACGGTCTCGTGTGCCCGGCTTGACAATTGCCACCGACATTATCTGTGGCTTTCCGACAGAGACGGAGCAGGACTTTGAGGAAACAATGACGCTTTGCGAGAAATACCGTTTTCCCAGTCTATTTATCAATCAGTTCTTTCCGCGTCCGGGCACGCCGGCAGCTAAAATGGAGCGCATACCAGCGAATCTGGTAAAGAAGCGTACCAAACGGCTGACTGACCTTTTCTACAGCTACGAGCCGTATGCGGGTCGTGAGGGCCAGCTGTATACGGTGCTGGTGACGGAAATATCCCACGACAAGCTGCACTATGTGGGCCACAACAAGAGCTACGAGCAGGTGCTGCTCCCGATGCGCGACAATCTGCTGGGCACTCGAGTGCGTGTTCGCATCACAGGCACCAGCAAATTCAGCATGATGGCCGAGATACTGGACGAGGAGAGCGACTGGACGCGCTGTGATTACAGCAAACAGACGCAGCCCAAGGCGAGCACCAGCAGTAGTCGAGGACAGCGCTATGTGGGCATCGCTTTAATCGTGGGCGCTGTAGCAtttgtgctgcagctgctgctccgaTTTTTATCTCAGTAA
- the Mtap gene encoding S-methyl-5'-thioadenosine phosphorylase, which translates to MIHIKCKDTNLDPIPVKIGIIGGSGLDDPDILEQRQEKVIETPYGSPSDALIEGEIGGVQCVLLARHGRKHDIMPSNVNYRANIWALRQVGCTHLIVSTACGSLRESIQPGNLVVPHDFIDRTTKRMQTFYDGEHAGMTGVCHLPMYPAFCERTRKVLLDAAKELEYAAHDKATIVTIEGPRFSSRSESNMFRQWGGDLINMTTCPEVVLAKEAGLLYGSVAIATDYDCWRMGCEGVNVQDVLKTFSENVVKVKQILVNAVGRIAKEDWSEDILNAKQCVCNNTMSGAM; encoded by the exons ATGATACACATTAAATGTAAAGACACCAATCTGGATCCGATTCCAGTCAAG ATTGGAATTATTGGCGGCTCTGGGCTGGATGATCCAGATATCTTGGAGCAGCGCCAGGAGAAGGTAATTGAGACGCCATACGGTTCTCCATCGGATGCGTTGATTGAAGGCGAAATCGGAGGTGTACAATGTGTGCTATTGGCCCGTCATGGTCGCAAACATGATATAATGCCATCCAATGTTAACTATCGCGCCAACATTTGGGCTCTGCGCCAGGTGGGCTGCACACATCTCATAGTGTCGACGGCTTGCGGTTCCCTCAGAGAGTCCATTCAGCCGGGCAACTTGGTGGTGCCGCACGACTTTATAGATCGCACCACGAAGCGAATGCAGACCTTCTACGATGGCGAGCACGCCGGAATGACTGGTGTCTGTCATTTGCCCATGTATCCGGCCTTTTGTGAGCGAACGCGCAAGGTGCTGCTCGATGCGGCAAAGGAGTTGGAATATGCAGCGCACGATAAGGCCACGATTGTTACCATAGAGGGCCCACGCTTCTCCTCCCGCTCCGAGAGCAATATGTTCAGACAGTGGGGCGGAGATCTTATCAACATGACAACCTGCCCAGAAGTTGTGCTGGCCAAGGAAGCGGGTCTGTTGTACGGTTCGGTCGCAATTGCCACCGATTACGATTGCTGGCGCATGGGCTGCGAAGGTGTCAACGTGCAGGACGTGCTCAAGACCTTTTCCGAGAATGTGGTTAAAGTGAAGCAGATTCTAGTGAATGCCGTTGGGCGCATCGCCAAGGAGGACTGGTCTGAGGATATCCTGAATGCCAAG CAATGCGTCTGCAACAACACCATGTCCGGTGCCATGTGA
- the l(2)k01209 gene encoding uridine-cytidine kinase-like 1 isoform X1 encodes MSSSITFLCNKTNTNSNNNSKDAAAKGKSATASSVYASAGLLTTTAAAAAATTTTTTATHQQQQHQAQALLQLHNPLKKVKAAAKTNGHSHIDDRSDVTEPLYIDPGVAVSERNCCPASPTTVPAKSVLESPMRRAGRRQRTTSIGNQTTTANPSECIIRSNNRTIYTAGRPPWYNCAGQQVEPFVIGICGGSASGKTTVAEKIIESLDVPWVTLLSMDCFYKILNEKQHELALINEYNFDHPDAFDIDLLVDVLTKLKEGRKVEVPVYNFVTHGRESQTKTMYGANVIIFEGILTFHSPEVLKMLDMKIFVDTDPDIRLARRLKRDISQRGRDLKGVLKQYLNMVKPSYANYIAPTMAHADIIVPRGGENKVAIALIVQHVHTQLQLRGFKLRETLANSYKDQPMPDSLHLLHPTPQIKGLHTFIRCKNTSRDEFIFYSKRLIRLVIEYALSLFPFKETCVETPQGVMYEGKRMESRKICGVSILRAGETMEQAVCDVCKDIRIGKILIQTNLKTGEPELYYLRLPKDIKDYKVILMDATVATGAAAMMAIRVLLDHDVPEQNIILASLLMAEIGVHSIAYAFPMVKIVTSALDPEINSKFYVIPGIGNFGDRYFGTEPSDEY; translated from the exons ATGAGTAGCAGCATCACGTTTTTGTGCAACAAAACTAACACTaatagcaataacaacagtaaAGATGCGGCAGCCAAAGGAAAATCAGCTACAGCTTCTTCAGTATATGCTTCAGCCGGCttattaacaacaacagcagcagcagcagcagcaacaacaacaacaacaacagcaacgcatcaacaacaacaacatcaggcACAAGCACTGCTACAGCTGCACAACCCGTTGAAGAAGGTTAAGGCTGCAGCCAAAACCAACGGTCACAGTCACAT CGACGATCGCTCAGATGTAACTGAACCGCTCTACATTGATCCCGGCGTTGCGGTCAGCGAGCGCAACTGCTGCCCGGCTTCGCCCACTACGGTGCCAGCCAAGTCGGTCTTGGAGTCGCCCATGCGGCGCGCGGGACGACGCCAGCGCACAACCTCGATTGGTAACCAGACGACCACTGCCAATCCGTCCGAGTGCATAATACGTTCAAATAATCGCACCATTTACACGGCCGGTAGACCGCCGTGGTACAACTGCGCCGGCCAGCAGGTGGAACCCTTTGTCATAG GCATTTGCGGAGGCAGTGCATCCGGCAAGACGACCGTCGCAGAGAAAATCATAGAAAGCCTAGACGTGCCTTGGGTGACCCTCCTGTCCATGGACTGCTTCTACAAG ATCCTAAACGAGAAGCAACATGAGCTGGCGCTCATCAACGAATACAACTTTGATCATCCGGATGCATTTGACATTGACCTGCTCGTCGATGTGCTGACCAAACTGAAGGAGGGCAGGAAAGTTGAAGTCCCAGTCTACAATTTTGTGACCCACGGTCGCGAGAGTCAGACG AAAACCATGTATGGTGCTAACGTTataatatttgagggtatacTTACCTTCCACAGTCCCGAGGTGCTCAAGATGCTCGACATGAAGATATTCGTTGACACAGACCCAGACATACGCTTGGCCAGGAGACTTAAGCG TGATATCTCGCAGCGTGGACGGGACTTAAAGGGCGTGCTGAAGCAATACCTGAACATGGTGAAGCCCTCCTATGCAAATTATATAGCGCCCACAATGGCCCATGCGGACATCATAGTGCCACGCGGCGGCGAGAACAAAGTGGCAATAGCTCTGATAGTGCAGCATGTGcacacacagctgcagctg CGCGGCTTTAAGCTACGCGAGACTTTGGCCAATTCGTATAAGGACCAACCGATGCCAGATTCGTTGCATTTACTGCATCCAACGCCACAGATAAAGGGTCTGCACACATTCATACGGTGCAAGAACACTTCACGGGATGAATTCATCTTCTATTCAAAGCGGCTCATACGGCTGGTCATTGAGTACGCGTTGAGCCTGTTCCCCTTTAAGGAGACGTGCGTGGAGACGCCACAAGGCGTCATGTATGAGGGAAAACGCATGGAGTCGCGCAAAATATGCGGCGTGTCCATACTGCGTGCAGGGGAAACCATGGAGCAGGCCGTGTGTGATGTATGTAAGGATATACGCATTGGCAAGATTCTTATACAGACGAATCTGAAGACTGGCGAGCCCGAGCTTTACTATCTGAGGCTGCCAAAAGACATTAAAGACTATAAAGTGATACTTATGGATGCCACCGTTGCCACAGGCGCCGCAGCCATGATGGCCATACGGGTGCTGCTCGATCACGATGTGCCCGAGCAGAATATCATTCTGGCCTCGCTGCTGATGGCCGAGATCGGTGTGCACTCGATCGCCTATGCCTTTCCCATG GTTAAAATTGTTACTTCCGCTCTGGACCCGGAGATCAATAGCAAGTTCTATGTTATACCTGGCATTGGCAACTTCGGCGATCGCTACTTTGGCACTGAGCCCTCCGACGAGTACTAG
- the Bap55 gene encoding actin-like protein 6B, with amino-acid sequence MSGGTMLYGGDEIGALVFDPGHHSLRVGYAQEDSPKAEIPSVVGIGSSAPDTNLDPETKTDNNVTPNNSDGRKFYVDTNYVNVPRSQMEVQTYMKDGMIDNWELFEKVIDYAYANVIQSEPEYHPVLFSEASWNVRNNREKLTELMFEKYNVPAFFLVKNAVLAAFSSGRATALVVDSGATHTSAVPVHEGYVLSQAVVKSPLGGDFLSRQCRQHLEKLNIDLSPVYKIASKDVVKERDNARFTLRKLPENLTQSWQNYMVQLMMQDFQMNVLQVLENPYDERVASQIPMVHYEFPNGYHQDFGSERFKIAESLFDNAMLGAGQLSSTSVGMCDADVRLSLFGSVVVTGGNTLLQGFPERLNRDLQLRAPSNTRLKMISANGSVERRFGAWIGGSILASIGTFQQMWISSQEYEEAGKSQVERKCP; translated from the exons ATGAGTGGCGGAACTATGCTGTATGGTGGCGATGAGATTGGCGCATTAGTTTTCGACCCGGGCCACCATTCGCTACGCGTGGGATACGCTCAGGAGGATTCGCCCAAAGCAGAAATACCCTCTGTTGTGGGAATTGGCAGCAGCGCGCCAGACACCAATCTGGATCCTGAGACAAAAACAGACAATAACGTGACGCCAAACA ATAGCGACGGTCGGAAGTTCTATGTGGACACAAACTACGTAAATGTGCCTCGGTCGCAGATGGAGGTGCAAACATATATGAAGGACGGCATGATTGACAACTGGGAGCTGTTCGAAAAAGTCATCGACTATGCATACGCTAATGTCATACAATCGGAGCCAGAGTATCATCCAGTGCTTTTCTCGGAGGCATCGTGGAACGTGCGAAACAACCGGGAAAAGCTAACCGAGCTTATGTTCGAGAAATACAATGTGCCGGCCTTCTTTCTGGTCAAGAACGCTGTGCTGGCGGCGTTCTCCAGCGGACGTGCCACAGCTCTTGTTGTAGATAGCGgcgccacacacacatcggCTGTGCCCGTGCACGAGGGCTACGTGCTCTCGCAGGCAGTGGTCAAGTCGCCGCTAGGCGGCGATTTTCTGTCTCGGCAGTGCAGGCAGCATCTGGAAAAACTCAACATAGACTTGTCGCCCGTGTATAAAATCGCCTCGAAGGATGTGGTTAAAGAGCGCGACAACGCACGGTTCACTCTGCGAAAACTGCCTGAGAATCTCACACAGTCGTGGCAGAACTATATGGTGCAGCTTATGATGCAGGACTTTCAAATGAATGTGCTTCAGGTGCTGGAGAATCCATACGACGAGCGCGTCGCTTCCCAAATACCCATGGTCCATTATGAGTTCCCCAACGGCTACCATCAAGATTTTGGTTCAGAGCGCTTTAAAATTGCGGAAAGCCTCTTCGACAACGCAATGCTTGGAGCGGGTCAACTTTCGTCCACCAGCGTCGGCATGTGCGATGCCGATGTGCGGTTATCGCTGTTCGGTTCAGTTGTGGTTACAG GCGGCAACACACTGCTGCAAGGCTTTCCGGAACGTCTCAATCGAGATCTGCAATTGCGCGCACCCTCGAACACGCGCCTAAAAATGATATCGGCCAATGGCAGTGTCGAGCGAAGGTTTGGCGCCTGGATTGGTGGCTCCATACTGGCCAGCATTGGCACATTTCAGCAGATGTGGATATCATCGCAGGAGTACGAGGAGGCTGGCAAGAGCCAAGTGGAGCGCAAGTGCCCCTAA
- the l(2)k01209 gene encoding uridine-cytidine kinase-like 1 isoform X2 yields the protein MSATQTKQIKFYNPASSASSDSDDRSDVTEPLYIDPGVAVSERNCCPASPTTVPAKSVLESPMRRAGRRQRTTSIGNQTTTANPSECIIRSNNRTIYTAGRPPWYNCAGQQVEPFVIGICGGSASGKTTVAEKIIESLDVPWVTLLSMDCFYKILNEKQHELALINEYNFDHPDAFDIDLLVDVLTKLKEGRKVEVPVYNFVTHGRESQTKTMYGANVIIFEGILTFHSPEVLKMLDMKIFVDTDPDIRLARRLKRDISQRGRDLKGVLKQYLNMVKPSYANYIAPTMAHADIIVPRGGENKVAIALIVQHVHTQLQLRGFKLRETLANSYKDQPMPDSLHLLHPTPQIKGLHTFIRCKNTSRDEFIFYSKRLIRLVIEYALSLFPFKETCVETPQGVMYEGKRMESRKICGVSILRAGETMEQAVCDVCKDIRIGKILIQTNLKTGEPELYYLRLPKDIKDYKVILMDATVATGAAAMMAIRVLLDHDVPEQNIILASLLMAEIGVHSIAYAFPMVKIVTSALDPEINSKFYVIPGIGNFGDRYFGTEPSDEY from the exons ATGTCTGCAACCCagacaaaacaaatcaaattttacAATCCAGCGAGTTCCGCAAGTTCCGACAg CGACGATCGCTCAGATGTAACTGAACCGCTCTACATTGATCCCGGCGTTGCGGTCAGCGAGCGCAACTGCTGCCCGGCTTCGCCCACTACGGTGCCAGCCAAGTCGGTCTTGGAGTCGCCCATGCGGCGCGCGGGACGACGCCAGCGCACAACCTCGATTGGTAACCAGACGACCACTGCCAATCCGTCCGAGTGCATAATACGTTCAAATAATCGCACCATTTACACGGCCGGTAGACCGCCGTGGTACAACTGCGCCGGCCAGCAGGTGGAACCCTTTGTCATAG GCATTTGCGGAGGCAGTGCATCCGGCAAGACGACCGTCGCAGAGAAAATCATAGAAAGCCTAGACGTGCCTTGGGTGACCCTCCTGTCCATGGACTGCTTCTACAAG ATCCTAAACGAGAAGCAACATGAGCTGGCGCTCATCAACGAATACAACTTTGATCATCCGGATGCATTTGACATTGACCTGCTCGTCGATGTGCTGACCAAACTGAAGGAGGGCAGGAAAGTTGAAGTCCCAGTCTACAATTTTGTGACCCACGGTCGCGAGAGTCAGACG AAAACCATGTATGGTGCTAACGTTataatatttgagggtatacTTACCTTCCACAGTCCCGAGGTGCTCAAGATGCTCGACATGAAGATATTCGTTGACACAGACCCAGACATACGCTTGGCCAGGAGACTTAAGCG TGATATCTCGCAGCGTGGACGGGACTTAAAGGGCGTGCTGAAGCAATACCTGAACATGGTGAAGCCCTCCTATGCAAATTATATAGCGCCCACAATGGCCCATGCGGACATCATAGTGCCACGCGGCGGCGAGAACAAAGTGGCAATAGCTCTGATAGTGCAGCATGTGcacacacagctgcagctg CGCGGCTTTAAGCTACGCGAGACTTTGGCCAATTCGTATAAGGACCAACCGATGCCAGATTCGTTGCATTTACTGCATCCAACGCCACAGATAAAGGGTCTGCACACATTCATACGGTGCAAGAACACTTCACGGGATGAATTCATCTTCTATTCAAAGCGGCTCATACGGCTGGTCATTGAGTACGCGTTGAGCCTGTTCCCCTTTAAGGAGACGTGCGTGGAGACGCCACAAGGCGTCATGTATGAGGGAAAACGCATGGAGTCGCGCAAAATATGCGGCGTGTCCATACTGCGTGCAGGGGAAACCATGGAGCAGGCCGTGTGTGATGTATGTAAGGATATACGCATTGGCAAGATTCTTATACAGACGAATCTGAAGACTGGCGAGCCCGAGCTTTACTATCTGAGGCTGCCAAAAGACATTAAAGACTATAAAGTGATACTTATGGATGCCACCGTTGCCACAGGCGCCGCAGCCATGATGGCCATACGGGTGCTGCTCGATCACGATGTGCCCGAGCAGAATATCATTCTGGCCTCGCTGCTGATGGCCGAGATCGGTGTGCACTCGATCGCCTATGCCTTTCCCATG GTTAAAATTGTTACTTCCGCTCTGGACCCGGAGATCAATAGCAAGTTCTATGTTATACCTGGCATTGGCAACTTCGGCGATCGCTACTTTGGCACTGAGCCCTCCGACGAGTACTAG